One segment of Pandoraea pnomenusa DNA contains the following:
- a CDS encoding enoyl-CoA hydratase family protein, which yields MSDVKLTMAHHKRPFANYEARHFLWSVSNDAQGRPSIGTITLNRPDKKNPLTFDSYAELRDLFRGLVYATDIRTVVVTGAGGNFCSGGDVHEIIGPLTQMSMPELLDFTRMTGDLVKAMRACPQPIVSAIDGICAGAGAMVALASDMRLGTPQTKTAFLFVRVGLAGADMGACTLLPRMIGQGRASELLYTGRVMTAEEGVQWGFFNALHDGGAVLSAAQTLADQIACGPTFAHGVTKKLLHQEWNMGVDEAIEAEAEAQAICMQTKDFRRAYDAFVARQKPVFQGD from the coding sequence ATGAGCGACGTGAAACTGACGATGGCGCACCACAAGCGCCCTTTCGCGAACTATGAAGCCAGGCACTTTCTGTGGTCGGTGTCGAATGACGCGCAAGGGCGTCCGAGCATTGGCACGATCACGCTGAACCGACCCGACAAGAAGAACCCGCTCACGTTCGATTCGTATGCCGAGCTGCGCGATCTGTTCCGCGGGCTGGTGTATGCGACGGATATCAGGACGGTGGTGGTGACGGGTGCAGGCGGCAATTTCTGCTCGGGCGGCGACGTCCACGAGATCATCGGCCCGCTCACGCAGATGAGCATGCCGGAACTGCTGGATTTCACGCGTATGACGGGCGATCTGGTCAAGGCGATGCGCGCCTGTCCGCAGCCGATCGTCAGCGCGATCGATGGCATTTGCGCCGGTGCGGGCGCCATGGTGGCGCTGGCCTCGGACATGCGCCTGGGCACGCCGCAGACGAAGACGGCCTTCCTGTTCGTGCGTGTGGGACTTGCGGGGGCCGACATGGGCGCCTGCACGCTGCTGCCGCGCATGATCGGGCAGGGGCGGGCGTCGGAGCTTCTGTACACGGGGCGCGTGATGACGGCCGAGGAAGGGGTGCAGTGGGGGTTTTTCAACGCGCTGCATGACGGCGGCGCGGTGTTGAGCGCCGCGCAAACGCTGGCCGACCAGATCGCGTGCGGGCCGACGTTCGCCCATGGTGTGACGAAGAAGCTCCTGCATCAGGAGTGGAACATGGGCGTGGACGAGGCGATCGAGGCCGAGGCCGAGGCGCAGGCCATCTGCATGCAGACGAAGGATTTTCGCCGCGCCTACGACGCCTTTGTCGCCAGGCAAAAGCCGGTATTCCAGGGTGACTGA
- a CDS encoding acyl-CoA dehydrogenase family protein — MTSLTPHHARNADFLAWPFFDDAHRRLGAELDDWCSRELHVDHHADTDATCISLVRQLGRAGWLKYCVPASHGGAMDKLDSRALCVLRETLARHDGLADFAFAMQGLGSGAITLAGSDALRRRYLPRVASGEAIAAFALSEPNAGSDVAAMACSATPDGDHYVLNGEKTWISNGGIADFYCVFVRTGEAPGARGISAFVVDADTPGLTIAERIDVSAPHPLARLKFENCRVPASQRLGDAGQGFKVAMMTLDIFRASVAAASLGFARRALDEGLARTKSREMFGQTLADFQITQAALGDMATSVDAAALLTYRAAWQRDVQGQRTTREAAMAKMFATESAQQVIDRALQMFGGAGVVSGAIVERLYREIRSLRIYEGATEVQKLIIARELLKDD, encoded by the coding sequence ATGACTTCCCTAACACCTCACCACGCGCGCAACGCCGATTTTCTGGCGTGGCCGTTCTTCGACGACGCGCACCGTCGCCTTGGTGCCGAACTGGACGATTGGTGCTCGCGCGAGCTGCATGTCGATCATCACGCCGACACCGATGCCACCTGCATCTCGCTGGTCCGCCAGTTGGGCCGCGCGGGCTGGTTGAAGTATTGCGTACCGGCCAGTCATGGCGGCGCGATGGACAAGCTCGATTCCCGGGCGCTGTGCGTGCTGCGCGAGACGCTGGCGCGCCACGACGGCCTGGCCGATTTCGCCTTCGCGATGCAGGGCCTGGGCAGCGGCGCGATCACGCTTGCCGGCAGCGACGCGCTGCGCCGGCGTTATCTGCCGCGCGTGGCGTCGGGCGAGGCGATTGCGGCCTTCGCGCTCTCTGAGCCCAACGCCGGGTCGGATGTGGCGGCGATGGCCTGCTCGGCCACGCCTGACGGTGACCATTACGTACTCAACGGCGAGAAGACCTGGATCTCGAACGGCGGTATCGCGGATTTCTATTGTGTCTTCGTGCGGACCGGCGAGGCGCCGGGTGCGCGCGGCATCAGCGCCTTCGTGGTGGATGCCGATACGCCGGGGCTGACGATCGCCGAGCGCATCGATGTGAGCGCGCCGCACCCGTTGGCCCGACTGAAGTTCGAGAACTGCCGCGTGCCGGCCTCGCAGCGCCTGGGCGACGCGGGGCAGGGTTTCAAGGTCGCGATGATGACGCTGGATATTTTCCGTGCGTCGGTGGCCGCGGCGTCGTTGGGTTTCGCACGTCGCGCGCTCGATGAAGGTCTGGCGCGCACGAAGTCGCGCGAGATGTTCGGGCAGACGCTGGCGGACTTCCAGATCACGCAGGCGGCGTTGGGCGACATGGCGACGTCGGTGGACGCGGCGGCGCTGCTGACGTATCGCGCCGCGTGGCAGCGCGATGTACAGGGTCAGCGCACGACGCGCGAAGCGGCGATGGCAAAGATGTTCGCGACAGAATCGGCGCAGCAGGTCATCGACCGCGCGTTGCAGATGTTCGGTGGCGCGGGAGTGGTGTCGGGCGCGATTGTGGAGCGTCTGTATCGGGAGATTCGTTCGTTGCGCATTTACGAGGGCGCAACGGAGGTGCAAAAGCTGATCATCGCGCGCGAACTGCTCAAGGACGATTGA
- a CDS encoding AMP-binding protein → MERSGHLDTFARDNLPPADQWPEFLLDNPDVAYPARINCAAELLDRTIAQGRGDAPAIYSVENGKPTVTTYLGLRQMVDRIAHVLRNDMSLVPGNRVLLRGPNNLFMAAAWLAVIKAGLVGVPTMPLLRAKELKQIVDKAEIGAALCDGRLKEELEFNRQAGHEYFCPTLTQAVYFHDVGEDSLEARMARQPASFEACDTAVDDVCLIAFTSGTTGQPKGTMHFHRDVLAMCDLFPRHVLKPGPDDIFCGTPPLAFTFGTGGLLTFPLRVGASTVLLEKLTPDSLLQAIEQYRATICFTAPTFYRQMAALVGKYDLSSLKKTVSAGEALPDATRQLWKQATGIEMIDGIGGTEMIHIFISAANGDVVPGAIGKPVPGYVAMIVDENMQPLPPGKVGKLAVKGPTGCRYLADSRQTNYVKNGWNLPGDTFMCDEAGNYYYQARSDDMIVSAGYNIAGPEVESALLKHPSVAECGVVGANDEARGQIVKAYVVLKAGEPRDASMVKALQEYVKANIAPYKYPRAIEFVDALPRTETGKLQRFKLRQMTQ, encoded by the coding sequence ATGGAACGATCTGGACATCTCGACACTTTCGCGCGCGACAATTTGCCGCCCGCGGATCAGTGGCCCGAGTTTCTGCTGGACAATCCGGACGTGGCGTACCCGGCGCGCATCAATTGCGCCGCCGAACTGCTGGATCGCACGATTGCGCAGGGCCGCGGTGACGCGCCCGCGATTTATTCGGTGGAGAACGGCAAGCCCACGGTCACGACGTATCTCGGCCTGCGCCAGATGGTCGATCGCATCGCGCATGTGCTTCGCAACGACATGTCGCTGGTGCCGGGCAATCGCGTGCTGTTACGTGGTCCGAACAATCTGTTCATGGCGGCGGCCTGGCTGGCGGTGATCAAGGCGGGGCTGGTCGGCGTGCCGACGATGCCGCTGTTGCGTGCGAAGGAGCTCAAGCAGATCGTCGACAAGGCGGAGATCGGCGCGGCTTTGTGCGACGGCCGTCTGAAGGAGGAGCTGGAGTTCAACCGTCAGGCGGGCCATGAGTATTTCTGTCCCACGCTCACACAGGCGGTGTATTTCCATGACGTGGGTGAGGACTCACTGGAGGCCCGCATGGCGCGTCAGCCGGCGAGCTTCGAGGCGTGCGACACGGCGGTGGACGATGTCTGCCTGATCGCGTTCACGAGCGGCACGACAGGGCAGCCGAAGGGTACGATGCATTTTCATCGCGACGTGCTGGCGATGTGCGATCTGTTCCCGCGCCATGTGCTCAAGCCGGGGCCGGACGATATTTTCTGCGGCACGCCCCCGTTAGCGTTCACTTTCGGCACGGGCGGCTTGCTGACGTTCCCGCTGCGCGTCGGTGCATCGACGGTGTTGCTCGAGAAGCTCACGCCGGACAGTCTGTTGCAGGCGATCGAGCAGTACCGCGCGACGATCTGCTTTACGGCGCCGACGTTCTATCGTCAGATGGCGGCGCTGGTGGGCAAGTACGATCTGTCGAGTCTGAAGAAGACGGTGTCCGCGGGCGAGGCGTTGCCGGACGCGACGCGTCAGCTGTGGAAGCAGGCCACGGGCATCGAGATGATCGACGGCATCGGCGGCACGGAGATGATCCATATTTTTATTTCGGCGGCGAACGGGGATGTGGTGCCGGGCGCGATCGGCAAGCCGGTGCCGGGGTATGTGGCGATGATCGTGGACGAGAACATGCAGCCGCTGCCGCCGGGGAAGGTGGGCAAGCTGGCGGTGAAGGGGCCCACGGGCTGTCGGTATCTCGCGGATTCGCGTCAGACGAATTATGTGAAGAACGGCTGGAATCTGCCGGGCGACACGTTCATGTGCGATGAAGCGGGCAATTATTACTATCAGGCGCGCTCGGACGACATGATTGTCTCGGCGGGCTACAACATCGCGGGGCCGGAGGTGGAGTCGGCGTTGCTCAAGCATCCGTCGGTGGCGGAGTGCGGGGTGGTGGGGGCGAACGATGAGGCGCGCGGCCAGATCGTGAAGGCTTATGTGGTGCTCAAGGCG